The Pungitius pungitius chromosome 15, fPunPun2.1, whole genome shotgun sequence nucleotide sequence GTtacaaaataaagagaaatgAAGGCGAAATCAGCAGGAACACACACCACAGAATAAAAGTCATAAAAAGCAGAAGTGAAACTAACAAgtctatttaaaaataaaaacggtTCCTCAATCAGCAAAAGCAAACCGATGTTTCATGCTCAGACTCATGTTCTTTAGATTCATCGTCGATACGGACAGAAAACATTTaattacagttttttaaaaatactggcaaaaagaataaaaataaactcaatttttcttaaaaatgtaaaatctttATTTGGCCAACAGAAACACGATTTGAGAACATTTAATGCCGTTCTTTCCCTGACGACGgcaaagcaaaataaaaggTTTCCAGTCACATCCGCTCATGAGTCAGAGGTTTTCTCTTATTTTCGTACCTGTCACAGTGAGTTAAACATTATCCATCCAGCTTAAATACACACGAGTCCTCTTTTCTTTACCGTACCGGATCAACAGAACCACAACCCGGGTTGAGATGATCGCTGACCAGCTGCAGACTCCTGCTTTGGTTTCAGGAGGCTCGCTGAATAGATTCTTCCGGTAGAAACATCGCAGACGCTGCGTTCCATTTCTAAAAGGTTTCCCTTTTGTTTGCGTCtcataataaatgtaaaaactaaATCGATCTATAAAACTTGAACCTGATGGAGACGAGGCCGAGAGGACACCGACAGCGGACTGGTTGGTTTGTCAACCAGCGTTGCTATGGGAACCATCCAAGACCCCAAAACTAAGTGAGGACTGAGAATCCAGAAACAAGGAAGAAACCACCAGGAACTTCTTCTACGATCCCTGAGTTCACACCAAACTGCAGACCCCACAATGAACAATTTAGCTTTGACCAACAACTACAAACAGATAAGAGATGAAGAAAAGTTTGAATTGAAGTTTGTCAGGTTCCTCCACGAGACGACaagaaaacaacttttaaaatgctgttttttttcgtgGAGTTTGAGTGAAGCAAAAGCTTCAGCCAGGGTTGAAACTTAATGaacttattttatttgaacATATTGAAGTTCACGTCTATTCGCGTCATTCTACAGGAAAACTGTTTTAAGCTCGACTCCCaaagatgtgaaaaaaaatttGAACGTGAGAAGCTCGACTTGTGATTGAAATGTGAGGTAGGACCTGCAGCCCGAGGAACGGAATGAGAACCAGGTTCCTCCGGAGGAGATAGTTCCTGGCTTCTAGAAACACCTGAAGACGCTTCTCAGTAACCTTCATTTTTACGGTCATCTTGGTTCTGCATGTTCTTCCACTTTGGGCTGGATTATGATTAAAAGTGAGATGAATCAATCAATACCAACGGCGCAGAGTAATGAGTTACTTTGGTACTTTGAGTGCTGCTATGTTACCGATCACTTTACCTCATTTCCCCAAAACTGCTACTTTGTGTTTGCCAGAAGTGACTTAAGTCGTTGTGCTTTGAACCGTCACCGTGTGAACTGGTGACGGGCAGGAAGAGGCTCGCAGCTACTTCACTAAAAAGATACTACATAATGAACACGTGAACGTGGAGGCTTCTGTTGGTGCTTTCAACACTCAGGATGCTGCAGTTAACGCGGCGGCCGATTGAACCTGAACTACACCACACGAAGTCAGCTAAACAGAAGCTGTGCGTCTCTTCGGGGGGGTTGAGCTCATCTTCTCGTCATGGGAACCCTCAACGAGGCTGCGAGGACCAACGCGAGTCAACGTGAGGGACTCTTACTTCTGAACATCCACGGGCCTGATTAATCTGAGGGGACGTGAACGCAGCTCCAGCACTAATTTTATCATCTTTTTCTTggatcaaacaacaacaacaacaacaacaaaaaaacttttaaaatgagagtaaaaaaacaacaaaatattaaacatttgttCAGTAGTTCTTTTTGAAATTTGGACCACGAtacttgtgtctgtgtgagttaATTGGGCTGCAGCATGTTTTTGATCTGCTTGGAGGTGGCCTCGTCGTTCAGGTGTTTGGTCGTATACCTGCAGGCACAAGATCAACAAAACATGAAGACTATTACAGTGAGAATGATATTAATGCTTAAGATTTCTGTCCTGTGGGTTTGTGTCCGTGGTGCGTTTGAGGACAATCAGACCTGAGAGCGTTGAGTAATCCCTCCACACTGCTGGGCGGCTGCTCCTTCAGGACCCTGATGCAGCCTTTCATCTggaaatatacaaacacacacatttatatatgtaATAACAatctccagatgtgtgtgtgagtgtgtgtgtgtgtgtgtgtgtgtgtgtgtgtgtgtgtgcgtcctacGTCTATGTTGCTGGTCTTGACGAAGGCTCCAGCTGGGTGCACGTGGTCGTACAGGATGATGACGCCGACCATCACGCGGAGGCAGAACAACACCGTCTCCTCGCTGGCGAAGCGGCTGCGGtactccctgcacacacacacacacacacagtcacacacacacacaataccacacacacacacacacacatgtgatgaTGCGTTCAGGGGGCGTGTCGGACTCACGGCGTTTCCAGCATCACTTTGCACACGCTGGCCATGGTGCTCAGACAGTCGGTGGTGTTTTCTATCGGGACGTCTGGATTCTGGACCAAAGGGACAATAAAGTTTTATTCAGTTTACACAAtaaggtttgttttatttatttattgtcattattaaatGTATATTGTTGAGTGATACGTTTACATTATGATCTTAAGCTTTATGTGTAAAATATGAATCAGTAAAATCAGATAATGATTGAATTGGAAGTCTGTGTCGTGTATTATTAGGAGGTCTTAACGCAGCGTCctttttacttacttactttatttattattattattgtatttatttctattaaatatTTTCAGGACAAAGTAcacataataacataataaaaatGACTGATGCATAAacctaaatgtaaaaataagccAGAATATCAACATAAATgtcaatattaaaataaatataaacataaatcCAAACGTAAACATAACAATaatataaacataaatataatataaacataaataaaactcACATCAGAGACGAACTTTGACGTGGCGTCGCTGAGGGTCTTCAGCATCGGCGTGGCGCTGGCGTAAAACAGAGACATCCGATTGGCCAGCTCGTTGTTGACCTCATTCCCCGAGTcggcctgcagggggggggcgaggtttCAAAGACACGTTTCAAAACTTGGTGAcacatcaaagagaaaatggacCCGTCAATTCTTTCCTCTCACAGAAAGGTTGTTGATTCGCATGCGGCTGATGGTTCTCCGATAATAGCTGAAGTCATTCTGGATGGCCGGGTTGGTCATCTGGAACAGAGACAAGGGGAGTTATAGGGGCGGcgcaggaggtgcaggaggtgcaggaggtgcaggaggaggtgagCAGACCTTGAGCTCGTCGAAGCGCAGCGTGAAGTGAAGGATGTGAGCGAACTGACGGGCCAGAGCTTGTTTCTGCTCCAGATGCTGAGTGGGAGTCAGGGTGGAGGTGGTGAGGACGTCCATGAGGCACCgcagactggactctggggggggttgagaggggACGAGACAAGGAGGAGACAAGAGACACCGCATCAGCAGGAGGAGACCCGCCCTGAAGGAGCCATCATGACACCCGAGGGAcctcctggaggagaagctggtgtGACGTTGGTCCTTCAGGTCCATCGTAACAACATCGTCTTTAGATCCTCTGAACTACAACAGGAAGTCGTTTCCAAGGGAAACGTAGTTTTTGGCTCTTACCGAGTTTCTGGGAGAACTGGTAGAAGGTTTTGAGTTTACCGACCAGAGGAACCACAGCGGACCAGGCCTTCTCCTGGACGCCCTCCACCCCGGGGCTCTGGATggcctggagacacacacacggacacacacacacacggacacacacacacagacacacacacacacacacacggacacacacacacggacacacacacacacggacacacacacacggacacacacacacacggacacacacacacggacacacacacacagacacacacacacacacacacggacacacacacacggacacacacacacacacggacacacacacactctgttacTGTAAATAAATAGTACTGTAGAGACGGTACTTTACCACAATGTAAAAATACTTTGTCAAATGTACGACTTTCACACAGGAAACATTACTAAATGCAACCAGTAAATGTTTAGTGTCTATTAATTACCTATTGATTGATAGATTGATTGATAGCAGGTGTTTTAAACTGTAACCGAGGTACAAGTACC carries:
- the LOC119209035 gene encoding CYFIP-related Rac1 interactor B-like, with amino-acid sequence MGNLIKVLTRDIDNNGGNFFLDFENAQPSQSETAVWEEVNQTLTEARLVLDHLQAYKGAGEEIRQAIQSPGVEGVQEKAWSAVVPLVGKLKTFYQFSQKLESSLRCLMDVLTTSTLTPTQHLEQKQALARQFAHILHFTLRFDELKMTNPAIQNDFSYYRRTISRMRINNLSADSGNEVNNELANRMSLFYASATPMLKTLSDATSKFVSDNPDVPIENTTDCLSTMASVCKVMLETPEYRSRFASEETVLFCLRVMVGVIILYDHVHPAGAFVKTSNIDMKGCIRVLKEQPPSSVEGLLNALRYTTKHLNDEATSKQIKNMLQPN